A single region of the Polymorphum gilvum SL003B-26A1 genome encodes:
- a CDS encoding methyl-accepting chemotaxis protein has translation MTNSSTLSKALLGVGLGMAGSMVATVLALAGQGPTAAGLAAAAVIFLAYAAMMLLRTKRTIAHAVDVCSKVGWGDFEVRANDLMAQGDLGKLLIALNHLIDRTDAFMREAAASMSAIHENRYYRRIQPGGLAGAFLRGAQIMNTATETIQGRVGAFHHSTASFEAAVSEIAHNLEDYAGRMTGTAHEMENVASHNSERMATVAAAAGDASDNVRSASEATDRLSNSALEIGGQINRSATIARQAVEQVRQGQSKAHGLSASTEAISQIIALISDIADQTNLLALNATIEAARAGEMGRGFAVVANEVKTLAGQTAKATQEITASLAEVESSSREAVIAFDTVSETIAEIERITSVIAEASEEQSRATSEIAANVERTAHRTGEVSENVQRVTEGVRLTRDSAQTVLQSAHQVTETATQLTDTVARFIASLRRGPLEDRSSEAA, from the coding sequence ATGACGAATTCATCCACACTCTCTAAGGCCCTGCTCGGGGTCGGGCTGGGCATGGCGGGCTCCATGGTTGCCACCGTCCTGGCTCTCGCCGGACAGGGGCCAACGGCTGCGGGCCTTGCCGCTGCCGCCGTGATCTTCCTGGCCTATGCGGCCATGATGCTCCTGCGCACCAAGCGGACAATAGCCCATGCCGTCGACGTGTGCTCCAAGGTTGGCTGGGGCGACTTCGAGGTCCGCGCCAACGACCTGATGGCGCAGGGCGATCTCGGCAAGCTGCTGATCGCGCTGAACCATCTCATCGACAGAACGGACGCGTTCATGCGCGAGGCGGCGGCGTCCATGTCCGCCATTCACGAGAACCGCTACTACCGCCGCATCCAGCCGGGCGGGCTCGCCGGCGCCTTCCTGCGCGGTGCGCAGATCATGAATACCGCCACCGAGACCATCCAGGGGCGCGTCGGCGCCTTTCATCATTCAACCGCGTCGTTCGAGGCCGCCGTCAGCGAGATCGCGCACAACCTGGAGGACTATGCGGGGCGGATGACCGGAACGGCCCACGAGATGGAGAACGTCGCCTCGCACAACAGCGAGCGGATGGCTACGGTGGCCGCAGCGGCCGGCGATGCCAGCGACAACGTCCGCTCCGCCTCGGAGGCAACCGACCGCTTGTCGAATTCCGCCCTGGAGATCGGCGGCCAGATCAACCGGTCCGCGACCATTGCGCGCCAGGCGGTCGAGCAGGTGCGCCAGGGCCAGTCGAAGGCCCACGGCCTGAGCGCTTCCACGGAGGCGATCAGCCAGATCATAGCCCTGATTTCCGACATCGCGGACCAGACCAATCTTCTCGCGCTCAATGCCACAATCGAGGCGGCCCGCGCAGGCGAGATGGGACGCGGCTTTGCCGTGGTGGCGAACGAGGTCAAGACGCTGGCCGGGCAGACCGCCAAGGCGACGCAGGAGATCACCGCATCTCTGGCGGAGGTGGAATCCTCCAGCCGGGAGGCGGTCATAGCCTTCGATACGGTATCGGAAACCATTGCGGAGATAGAACGGATCACCTCCGTGATTGCCGAGGCGTCCGAGGAGCAGAGCCGCGCGACCTCGGAGATTGCCGCCAACGTCGAACGAACCGCCCATCGTACCGGCGAGGTCTCGGAGAATGTCCAGCGCGTGACCGAGGGCGTCCGCCTGACGCGCGATTCGGCCCAGACGGTGCTTCAGTCCGCACATCAGGTCACCGAGACGGCCACCCAACTGACGGACACGGTCGCCAGGTTCATTGCCTCGCTCAGGCGCGGGCCGCTGGAAGACAGGAGCAGCGAGGCGGCCTGA
- a CDS encoding SDR family oxidoreductase: MRLFIFGIGYSSRAFIDRVRDRFDWIGGTTRSPEKAARLKDVGVEPFLFDGTEPGGGIRDALAQASHVLLSIAPDEAGDPALIHHGADIAAGRPHWIGYLSTVGVYGDHHGEWVDEDTPCRPVSKRSVQRVAAEQAWLRFADEHGVPVAIFRLSGIYGPGRNALVNLMSGTARRLVKPGQVFNRIHVEDIAGALEASLARPRTRIYNVTDDEPSPPQDVVAYAADLLGVEPPPEIPFQSADLSPMARSFYGENKRVSNQRIKAELGFNFRFSTYRIALEHLKAEIDSTTQGNHS; this comes from the coding sequence ATGCGTCTGTTCATCTTCGGCATCGGTTATTCGTCCAGGGCCTTCATCGACCGCGTTCGCGACCGCTTCGATTGGATCGGCGGGACTACCAGGTCTCCGGAAAAGGCGGCGCGGCTGAAGGATGTCGGCGTGGAACCGTTCCTGTTCGACGGTACCGAGCCCGGCGGGGGCATCCGCGATGCCCTGGCGCAGGCAAGCCATGTGCTGCTTTCGATCGCGCCCGATGAGGCCGGCGATCCTGCTCTCATCCACCATGGCGCGGACATTGCAGCGGGGCGTCCGCACTGGATCGGCTACCTGTCCACCGTCGGCGTCTATGGCGACCACCACGGAGAATGGGTCGACGAAGACACGCCCTGCAGGCCCGTTTCGAAGCGCTCGGTGCAGCGGGTCGCCGCCGAACAGGCGTGGCTGCGCTTTGCCGATGAGCACGGCGTTCCGGTGGCCATCTTCCGACTGTCGGGCATCTACGGCCCCGGACGCAATGCACTGGTCAATCTGATGAGCGGCACGGCGCGGCGACTGGTGAAGCCCGGTCAGGTGTTCAACCGGATCCATGTCGAGGACATCGCCGGCGCACTGGAGGCGTCGCTCGCGAGGCCCCGGACACGGATCTACAACGTGACGGACGACGAACCGTCGCCACCGCAGGACGTGGTCGCCTATGCAGCGGATCTGCTCGGCGTCGAACCGCCGCCGGAAATCCCGTTCCAAAGCGCCGACCTGTCGCCCATGGCGCGCTCCTTCTACGGGGAGAACAAACGGGTCTCGAACCAGCGGATCAAGGCCGAACTCGGCTTCAACTTCCGATTCTCGACCTACCGCATCGCCCTTGAACACCTGAAAGCCGAGATCGACTCAACCACCCAAGGTAATCACTCTTAG
- a CDS encoding TrmH family RNA methyltransferase: protein MTDQSGRPRVGAVKQITSHSNPIVKEIKGLVTLRKHRSQSGLFVAEGLKLATDALAAGWSVRYLALGPEARDNPVAQRAAASAKARGALILEVNTGVLAAITRRDNPQMVVGVYEQQLTPVDAIDPARATVWIALDRVRDPGNLGTIIRTADAVGASGVMLVGDCTDPFAVEAVRATMGSLFHVPLARLSTDAFKALAAKWPGMVVGTHLEGSVDYRSLDYSEPALLLMGNEQQGLPADMAACCSHLVRIPQVGQADSLNLAVATGIALYEIRRKHLSL, encoded by the coding sequence ATGACGGATCAATCAGGCCGGCCGCGCGTCGGGGCGGTCAAGCAGATTACCAGCCATTCCAATCCGATCGTCAAGGAGATCAAGGGGCTGGTGACCCTGCGCAAGCACCGCAGCCAGTCGGGACTGTTCGTCGCGGAAGGCCTGAAACTCGCCACCGATGCTCTGGCGGCCGGATGGTCGGTCCGTTATCTGGCGCTCGGTCCGGAGGCACGCGACAACCCGGTCGCACAGCGGGCGGCCGCGAGCGCCAAGGCGCGCGGCGCCCTCATCCTGGAAGTCAACACCGGAGTGCTCGCCGCCATCACGCGGCGCGACAACCCGCAGATGGTGGTCGGCGTCTACGAACAACAACTGACGCCGGTGGACGCCATCGATCCTGCGCGCGCAACCGTCTGGATCGCCCTCGACCGGGTGCGTGACCCGGGCAATCTCGGCACGATCATCCGCACCGCCGATGCGGTCGGCGCCTCCGGCGTCATGCTGGTCGGCGACTGCACCGATCCCTTCGCGGTCGAGGCCGTTCGCGCCACGATGGGGTCGCTGTTTCACGTGCCGCTGGCCCGGCTGTCGACGGACGCCTTCAAGGCCCTGGCCGCAAAATGGCCGGGCATGGTGGTCGGCACGCATCTGGAGGGATCGGTCGACTACCGGAGCCTCGACTACTCGGAACCAGCACTTCTGCTCATGGGCAACGAGCAGCAGGGGCTGCCCGCCGACATGGCCGCCTGCTGTTCCCATCTCGTCCGCATTCCGCAGGTCGGACAGGCGGACAGCCTCAATCTCGCCGTCGCGACCGGCATCGCGCTCTACGAAATCCGCCGCAAGCATCTGTCACTCTGA
- a CDS encoding cold-shock protein, translating to MNHGNVKWFDSRRGIGAIEPHEGDDVIVELDSLRRSGIESLKEGQLVAFDMAWRAGRSLAEDVKVL from the coding sequence ATGAACCATGGAAACGTAAAATGGTTCGACTCGCGCCGGGGAATCGGCGCCATCGAACCGCATGAGGGCGATGACGTCATCGTCGAACTGGACAGCCTGCGCCGGTCGGGGATCGAGTCCCTGAAGGAAGGCCAGCTTGTTGCCTTCGACATGGCCTGGCGCGCCGGACGGAGTCTCGCCGAGGACGTAAAAGTCCTGTAG
- a CDS encoding GNAT family N-acetyltransferase has translation MHLRDATAADLPALLAIHNDAVRTLKAIWTDKTETLEDRRTWFDGRRAAGFPVIVAEDAAGRVVGYGSYGPFRAKDGYRLTLEHSVYVDPATQGRGVGKALLKRLIELARADGYHVLVGAIDGENETSIALHRQFGFETVGRMPQVGIKFGQWLDLVLMTLVLDNRSEPPSA, from the coding sequence ATGCACTTGCGCGACGCCACCGCCGCCGATCTGCCGGCGCTGCTTGCCATCCACAACGATGCTGTCCGTACGCTGAAGGCGATCTGGACCGACAAGACGGAGACGCTGGAGGACCGGCGTACCTGGTTCGACGGACGCCGGGCGGCGGGATTTCCGGTGATTGTCGCCGAGGACGCGGCCGGCAGGGTGGTCGGATACGGTTCCTACGGACCGTTCCGGGCCAAGGACGGCTACCGGCTGACGCTGGAGCATTCGGTCTATGTCGACCCGGCGACGCAGGGACGCGGCGTCGGAAAGGCCCTGCTCAAGCGCCTGATCGAACTGGCGCGCGCCGACGGATATCACGTCCTGGTCGGGGCCATCGACGGCGAGAACGAGACCTCGATCGCGCTGCACCGGCAGTTCGGCTTTGAGACCGTCGGCCGGATGCCCCAGGTCGGCATCAAGTTCGGCCAATGGCTCGACCTCGTTCTGATGACGCTGGTGTTGGACAACCGATCCGAGCCACCCAGCGCGTGA
- the mepA gene encoding penicillin-insensitive murein endopeptidase produces MPAAVPRAEVKPLTKQANLVLRGDTPARDYFGAAATPAPLAARAIGSYAKGCLAGAAALPVDGPSWQVMRLSRNRNWGHPELIRFLERLAADAPALGWRGLLVGDLAQPRGGPMTSGHSSHQIGLDADIWLTPMPDRRLSSREREEISAISMLKGPLDIAGADRRVDRKKWTDGHARLIRKAAQAPEVARIFVNPTIKKALCDFETGDRAWLRKVRPWWGHDYHFHVRISCPPGSVGCSDQDAPPPGDGCGSELAWWLSDEPWVPKKPKDPNDKEPVVKKRPLALAALPKACEQVLLAD; encoded by the coding sequence GTGCCCGCGGCCGTCCCGCGAGCCGAGGTCAAGCCACTGACGAAACAGGCGAATCTGGTCCTGCGCGGGGATACGCCGGCCAGGGACTACTTCGGTGCCGCGGCGACGCCGGCGCCGCTTGCCGCACGCGCCATCGGCTCCTACGCCAAGGGCTGTCTCGCCGGGGCGGCCGCTCTACCGGTCGACGGACCGTCCTGGCAGGTCATGCGCCTGTCGCGCAACCGCAACTGGGGCCATCCGGAACTTATCCGCTTCCTGGAACGGCTGGCGGCCGACGCGCCGGCGCTGGGCTGGCGGGGATTGCTGGTCGGCGACCTCGCCCAGCCGCGCGGCGGGCCGATGACCTCCGGCCATTCCAGCCACCAGATCGGGCTGGACGCCGACATCTGGCTGACACCGATGCCCGATCGCCGGTTGAGTTCCCGGGAAAGGGAAGAAATCTCAGCGATTTCAATGCTGAAGGGCCCTCTGGACATCGCCGGTGCGGACCGCCGGGTCGATCGGAAGAAATGGACCGACGGCCACGCCCGGCTCATCCGAAAGGCGGCACAAGCACCTGAAGTTGCAAGGATTTTCGTCAATCCGACGATCAAGAAGGCGCTCTGCGACTTCGAGACCGGCGACCGCGCCTGGCTGCGCAAGGTTCGCCCCTGGTGGGGCCACGACTATCACTTCCACGTCCGGATATCCTGCCCCCCGGGCAGCGTCGGCTGCTCGGACCAGGACGCGCCGCCGCCCGGTGACGGCTGCGGATCGGAGCTCGCCTGGTGGCTGTCCGACGAACCGTGGGTGCCGAAAAAGCCCAAGGATCCCAATGACAAGGAGCCGGTGGTCAAGAAGCGGCCGCTGGCGCTCGCAGCCCTCCCCAAGGCCTGCGAGCAGGTGCTTCTGGCCGACTGA
- the lepA gene encoding translation elongation factor 4 — MTSEPISNIRNFSIVAHIDHGKSTLADRLIQMTGTLTDREMTEQVLDSMDIERERGITIKAQTVRLVYNARDGKQYILNLIDTPGHVDFAYEVSRSLAACEGSLLVVDASQGVEAQTLANVYQAIDNDHEIVTVLNKIDLPAAEPDRVKEQIEEVIGIDASEAVMISAKTGLGVDEVLEAIVNKLPAPTGDRDGPLKAMLVDSWYDPYLGVMVLVRIIDGTLKRGQRIRMMGTNAAYEVDRVGVMTPKFLQVDQLGPGEIGVLTASIKEVADTRVGDTITDERKPCAEALPGFKPAQPVVFCGLFPVDAADFEDLRAAVGKLRLNDASFSFEMETSAALGFGFRCGFLGLLHLEIIQERLSREFDLDLIATAPSVVYQMTMTDGTERELHNPADMPDVVKIKEIREPWIRANIMTPDEYLGSILKLCQERRGVQVDLAYVGSRAMVTYDLPLNEVVFDFYDRLKSISKGYASFDYTLSDYREGDLVKMSILVNEEPVDALSVLVHRSQAERRGRAMCEKLKELIPRHMFKIPIQAAIGARVIARETLAALRKDVTAKCYGGDATRKRKLLEKQKEGKKRMRQFGKVEIPQEAFIKALKMDE; from the coding sequence ATGACCAGCGAGCCCATTTCCAATATCCGCAACTTCTCCATCGTGGCGCATATCGACCACGGCAAGTCCACCCTCGCGGACCGGCTGATCCAGATGACCGGCACGCTGACGGATCGCGAGATGACCGAGCAGGTTCTCGATTCGATGGACATCGAGCGCGAGCGCGGCATCACGATCAAGGCGCAGACCGTGCGGCTCGTCTACAACGCCCGCGACGGCAAACAGTACATCCTGAACCTGATCGACACGCCGGGCCACGTCGACTTCGCCTACGAGGTATCCCGTTCGCTGGCCGCCTGCGAAGGCTCGCTGCTGGTCGTCGACGCCAGCCAGGGCGTCGAGGCGCAGACGCTGGCCAACGTCTATCAGGCGATCGACAACGACCACGAGATCGTCACCGTCCTCAATAAGATCGACCTGCCCGCGGCCGAACCCGATCGGGTCAAGGAGCAGATCGAGGAGGTCATCGGCATCGACGCGTCCGAAGCGGTCATGATTTCGGCCAAGACCGGCCTCGGCGTTGACGAGGTGCTGGAAGCCATCGTCAACAAGCTGCCCGCTCCGACTGGCGACCGCGACGGTCCCCTGAAGGCGATGCTGGTCGACAGCTGGTACGACCCTTACCTCGGCGTGATGGTTCTCGTGCGTATCATCGACGGCACGCTGAAGCGCGGCCAGCGCATCCGCATGATGGGCACCAATGCCGCCTACGAGGTCGACCGGGTCGGCGTGATGACGCCGAAGTTCCTGCAGGTCGACCAGCTCGGGCCCGGCGAGATCGGCGTACTGACTGCCTCCATCAAGGAAGTGGCCGACACCCGCGTCGGCGACACCATCACCGACGAGCGCAAGCCCTGCGCCGAGGCGCTGCCGGGCTTCAAGCCCGCGCAGCCGGTGGTGTTCTGCGGCCTGTTCCCGGTCGATGCCGCTGATTTCGAAGACCTACGCGCCGCCGTCGGCAAGCTGCGCCTTAACGATGCCAGCTTCTCCTTCGAGATGGAGACCTCGGCGGCGCTCGGCTTCGGTTTTCGCTGCGGCTTCCTCGGCCTCCTCCATCTGGAGATCATCCAGGAGCGGCTGTCGCGCGAGTTCGATCTCGACCTCATCGCCACGGCGCCCTCGGTGGTCTACCAGATGACCATGACCGACGGCACCGAGCGTGAACTGCACAATCCGGCCGACATGCCGGATGTGGTCAAGATCAAGGAAATCCGCGAGCCCTGGATCCGCGCCAACATCATGACGCCGGACGAGTATCTCGGTTCCATCCTCAAGCTCTGCCAGGAGCGGCGCGGTGTACAGGTTGATCTTGCCTATGTCGGTTCGCGCGCCATGGTCACCTATGACCTGCCGCTGAACGAGGTCGTGTTCGATTTCTACGACCGGCTGAAGTCGATCTCCAAGGGTTACGCTTCCTTCGACTACACCCTCTCCGACTATCGCGAGGGAGATCTGGTCAAGATGTCGATCCTGGTCAACGAGGAGCCGGTCGACGCGCTGTCCGTGCTGGTGCACCGCTCCCAGGCCGAGCGCCGCGGTCGCGCCATGTGCGAGAAGCTTAAAGAACTGATCCCCCGGCACATGTTCAAGATTCCAATCCAGGCGGCCATCGGCGCCCGCGTGATTGCCCGCGAAACCCTCGCCGCCCTGCGCAAGGACGTGACCGCCAAGTGCTACGGCGGCGACGCCACCCGCAAGCGCAAGCTGCTGGAGAAGCAGAAGGAAGGCAAGAAGCGCATGCGCCAGTTCGGCAAGGTCGAGATCCCGCAGGAAGCCTTCATCAAGGCCCTCAAAATGGACGAGTGA
- a CDS encoding methyl-accepting chemotaxis protein: MFANLSVTKKGAFAFLGLALIGAVAGFSTYQKTVATAAAVYEVEAITSIAGDTETLESTILEQALAVKNFLLTGNRDWVDRVEALTADIDAKMTDLSAKIAKDAPDQAAKAGAIRASWTAWLETYASKQITLMRVPETVDLARAMELTSEGSTLMDGIVAANAALHRDLADMSAKLIALEQSQLAQAQTIALGSAVLITAFAALFGFLNYRLISKPLARLAVVVRALADGKIDEEVDFGTRTDEIGRMGSALGVFRSNLIRTRELEAETERQRQLTAEQRRVEMDTVANNFEETVLSITEQMITGLDSLNGTASTLAQIATGTTEQAVAVSSASEHTTNNVNTVASATEELSASIAEINEQVHSASKVAADAEHEVDRSNQAVAKLQGVVAKIGDVTSLITDIAEQTNLLALNATIEAARAGEAGRGFAVVASEVKALAEQTAKATEEIDLQISEMKLAASESIHATASVAEMVRKISERTAAMAAATEEQNAATNEIARNVAEAASGTQNVTSAIGTVSDSANQTGSLSQEMRSAIHELHERSTRMRQAMNEFLQKVRAA; encoded by the coding sequence ATGTTTGCCAATCTTTCCGTTACAAAAAAAGGCGCCTTCGCCTTCCTCGGCCTCGCCCTGATCGGGGCGGTCGCCGGTTTCAGCACCTATCAGAAGACGGTCGCAACGGCGGCCGCCGTATACGAAGTCGAGGCGATCACTTCGATCGCCGGCGACACGGAGACCTTAGAGTCGACGATTCTGGAACAGGCTCTGGCCGTCAAGAACTTCCTGCTGACCGGCAACCGGGACTGGGTGGATCGCGTCGAGGCCCTGACGGCCGATATCGACGCCAAGATGACCGACTTGAGCGCGAAGATCGCCAAGGACGCGCCCGACCAGGCGGCCAAGGCCGGAGCAATCCGGGCCAGCTGGACCGCCTGGCTGGAAACCTACGCCAGCAAGCAGATCACCCTGATGCGGGTTCCCGAAACCGTCGACCTGGCCCGCGCGATGGAACTGACCAGCGAGGGCAGTACGCTCATGGACGGCATTGTCGCCGCCAATGCGGCGCTGCATCGCGATCTCGCGGACATGTCCGCGAAACTGATCGCGCTCGAACAGTCGCAACTCGCGCAGGCGCAAACCATCGCGCTCGGCAGCGCGGTGCTGATCACCGCCTTCGCCGCACTGTTCGGCTTCCTCAACTACCGCCTGATCTCCAAACCCCTGGCCCGCCTCGCCGTGGTCGTGCGCGCCCTTGCAGACGGCAAGATCGACGAGGAAGTCGATTTCGGCACCCGCACGGACGAAATCGGCCGGATGGGCAGCGCACTCGGCGTGTTCCGCAGCAACCTGATCCGCACCCGCGAGCTGGAGGCTGAAACCGAGCGCCAGCGCCAGCTCACCGCCGAACAGCGGCGGGTGGAGATGGACACGGTTGCCAACAACTTCGAGGAAACGGTGCTGTCGATCACCGAGCAGATGATCACGGGCCTCGATTCGCTCAACGGCACGGCATCGACCCTGGCCCAGATCGCCACGGGCACGACCGAACAGGCGGTCGCGGTCTCGTCTGCCTCGGAACACACGACCAACAACGTCAACACCGTCGCCAGCGCCACCGAGGAACTGTCCGCCTCGATCGCGGAAATAAACGAGCAGGTGCACTCCGCCTCCAAGGTCGCCGCCGATGCGGAACACGAGGTGGACCGGTCCAACCAGGCGGTCGCCAAGCTGCAGGGCGTGGTCGCCAAGATCGGCGACGTCACCAGCCTGATCACCGACATCGCGGAGCAGACCAACCTTCTGGCGCTGAACGCCACAATTGAGGCGGCGCGCGCCGGCGAGGCGGGCCGCGGCTTCGCGGTGGTGGCCTCGGAAGTGAAGGCCCTGGCCGAGCAGACCGCCAAGGCGACCGAGGAGATCGACCTGCAGATTTCGGAGATGAAGCTTGCCGCGTCGGAGTCCATCCATGCCACGGCGTCCGTCGCCGAGATGGTCCGGAAGATCTCCGAGCGGACTGCGGCCATGGCCGCAGCCACGGAAGAGCAGAACGCGGCCACCAACGAGATCGCCCGCAACGTCGCGGAGGCCGCCAGCGGCACCCAGAACGTCACCAGCGCGATCGGTACCGTGAGCGATTCTGCGAACCAGACCGGCTCTCTGAGCCAGGAAATGCGCAGCGCCATCCACGAACTGCACGAGCGCTCGACGCGCATGCGCCAGGCGATGAACGAGTTCCTGCAGAAGGTTCGCGCCGCCTGA
- a CDS encoding B12-binding domain-containing radical SAM protein, with protein sequence MTGPTCRALLIYPRFNAGSFWNYRDTCELIGARYPAPPLGLITVAAMLPQDWDIRLIDRNTDDLQDADLDWADLVLTGGMLPQQGDALALIRLCREKSIPVVVGGPDATSSPDIYAEADFRVLGEAEGILDRFVEAWRNGERSGTFTAEKFKADVTTSPVPRFDLLNFKHYVQIGVQFSRGCPFTCEFCDIIELYGRKPRTKTNDQMLAELSRLHELGYRGHVDFVDDNLIGNKKAVKAFLPDLARWQKERNRPFEMSTEASLNLADDDELLAQMQDAGFFSVFIGIESPDPDVLVATRKKQNTRRDIAKSVHRIYDAGIWVLAGFIVGFDEESDKVADEISALIEEAAIPVSMVGLLYALPNTQLTRRLAREGRLHADFDVSDASQDQMGDQCTSGLNFETRRERARILSDYRSIVERIYAPEAYFGRVRKVASMLDLKGANGAILGAGLWHDLQQFARLMWSMTFRHPEYRGPFWRTLAFTAFRNFRAIKPVMMMLALYVHLGPFSRFVVKQIDAQIEDIERGRWTPPELIAAE encoded by the coding sequence ATGACCGGACCAACATGCAGGGCGCTGCTGATCTATCCGCGGTTCAACGCCGGATCGTTTTGGAATTATCGTGACACCTGCGAACTGATCGGCGCCAGATATCCGGCGCCGCCGCTCGGTCTTATCACCGTCGCCGCGATGCTGCCGCAGGACTGGGATATCCGTCTCATCGACCGTAACACGGACGACCTCCAGGACGCTGATCTTGATTGGGCCGATCTGGTGCTGACAGGCGGAATGCTGCCTCAGCAGGGCGATGCGTTGGCGCTGATCCGCCTGTGCCGGGAGAAGAGCATCCCCGTGGTGGTCGGGGGACCGGACGCCACCTCCAGTCCGGACATCTACGCAGAGGCGGATTTCCGCGTGCTGGGGGAGGCCGAGGGCATTCTCGACCGCTTCGTCGAGGCGTGGCGGAACGGCGAGCGGTCGGGGACCTTCACGGCGGAAAAGTTCAAGGCCGACGTCACGACCAGCCCGGTGCCGCGGTTCGACCTGCTGAACTTCAAGCACTATGTTCAGATCGGCGTCCAGTTCTCGCGCGGCTGCCCGTTCACCTGCGAATTCTGCGACATCATCGAGCTCTATGGCCGCAAACCGCGCACCAAGACCAATGACCAGATGCTGGCCGAGTTGAGCCGGCTCCACGAACTGGGCTATCGCGGCCACGTCGATTTCGTCGACGACAACCTGATCGGCAACAAAAAGGCCGTGAAGGCTTTTCTGCCCGACCTGGCGCGCTGGCAGAAGGAACGCAACCGACCGTTCGAGATGTCGACCGAGGCTTCGCTGAACCTCGCGGACGACGACGAATTGCTTGCCCAGATGCAGGATGCGGGCTTCTTCTCCGTCTTCATCGGCATCGAGAGCCCGGACCCGGACGTGCTCGTCGCCACGCGCAAGAAGCAGAACACTCGCAGGGACATCGCCAAGAGCGTACACAGGATCTACGACGCCGGGATCTGGGTGCTCGCCGGGTTCATCGTCGGCTTCGACGAGGAAAGCGACAAGGTCGCCGACGAGATCAGCGCGCTCATCGAGGAGGCCGCGATCCCGGTCTCGATGGTTGGGCTGCTCTATGCGCTGCCGAACACCCAGCTGACCCGCCGTCTCGCCAGGGAAGGCCGGCTGCATGCCGACTTCGACGTCTCGGACGCCTCGCAGGACCAGATGGGGGACCAGTGCACCTCCGGCCTCAATTTTGAGACGCGCCGGGAACGGGCAAGGATCCTTTCCGACTACAGGTCCATCGTCGAGCGCATCTACGCGCCCGAGGCCTATTTCGGCCGCGTGCGCAAGGTGGCCAGTATGCTCGACCTGAAGGGAGCCAACGGCGCCATTCTCGGCGCAGGCCTTTGGCATGACCTGCAGCAATTCGCCAGGCTGATGTGGTCGATGACATTCAGGCATCCGGAGTATCGCGGGCCGTTCTGGCGCACCCTCGCCTTTACCGCATTCCGCAATTTCCGGGCGATCAAACCGGTCATGATGATGCTGGCGCTTTACGTCCACCTGGGGCCGTTCTCGCGCTTCGTGGTCAAGCAGATCGACGCGCAGATCGAAGACATCGAGCGCGGGCGCTGGACCCCGCCCGAGCTGATCGCCGCCGAATAG
- a CDS encoding PAS domain-containing protein, with amino-acid sequence MSKYKVQPTGVERFFDENDLIVSKTDLKGRITYTNHVFRAIAGYTGAELDGAPHSLIRHPDMPRCVFKLLWDTIAVGGEVFAYVKNMTKNGDHYWVFAHVTPSYDANGTMVGYHSNRRVPNRRIVDEVIVPIYRQLLDAENKTADRKAGMMAGHALLTGVLKDKGVSYDEFIHTL; translated from the coding sequence ATGTCAAAGTATAAAGTGCAGCCGACGGGAGTCGAGCGGTTCTTTGACGAGAACGATCTCATCGTTTCGAAAACGGACCTGAAGGGCAGGATCACCTATACCAATCACGTCTTCAGGGCGATCGCCGGCTATACGGGAGCTGAGCTGGACGGAGCGCCGCACAGCCTTATCCGTCACCCGGACATGCCGCGCTGCGTATTCAAGTTGCTGTGGGACACGATTGCCGTTGGCGGTGAGGTCTTCGCCTACGTGAAGAACATGACAAAGAACGGGGACCATTACTGGGTGTTCGCCCATGTGACTCCGTCCTACGACGCCAACGGAACCATGGTCGGTTATCATTCCAACCGGCGCGTTCCGAACCGACGCATCGTCGATGAGGTGATCGTGCCGATCTACCGCCAGCTTCTGGACGCCGAGAACAAGACGGCCGACCGCAAGGCCGGGATGATGGCCGGCCATGCCCTGCTGACCGGCGTGCTCAAGGACAAGGGTGTGAGCTATGACGAATTCATCCACACTCTCTAA